A stretch of DNA from Lotus japonicus ecotype B-129 chromosome 4, LjGifu_v1.2:
catgctctaGTTCTACCACAAACACGATACTTCTTTCCAAGTCATTATAATATGGAGCTGACAATCATTTACAAATTTCTTTTACCAACATTGAAGAGGACAATATGTTAATAGTTTGTTTTTGGCGTTTTTCATTCAAGGCATGAAAAGGCAGAAAGCCGGAATTCTGAGAATTAATGTTTTTCAGCCCTTCTGAAATTATGATATGCAGTTCTAGCTGCTTCACTTTTTTGCCTGATATCTTCATACATCTTCAATGATGCTTCAGAAAATTTGGTCAGTCGATCAAGAACCTTGGTTAAACTTGCATGTATGCAGGACAAGTTCGCAGACTCATCTTCATTGTCTTCTTTAGTATTGCTCTCGGCTTCTGCTGTGCTTGCTTGAGCTGAATTCTGTTTCTTAAGAAGCTCATCGTTTTGCTGCTCCATCAGATGGTGAAGATCAGACAAAAAGTTTCTGATTGCCTGACTCAGTTCCTCAGAGGGTAAGGCCTTGATCCCAGCAGACCAATCACGACAGAGAACAAATATAGGCGGCGCCACAGCTCGGCGAGGGGAGAATGGTCTTCTGCTCTTGGTACGCTCCCTTGGCAGCAATATACAGTTTTGCAGCCACCCATTGAGAGCTTCCACATATGAGGTGTGGCTGTTAATCCAGTTCGCGAAACTCAGACCAAAGAACTCAATTTCTTCTAGCAGCAGAGACATTGTTTCTCGGCGCACATCTCCTTTCAAGGTTCCTGTTGAGCTCCTTGAATGATATGCCAAGGAGATGGTGATGTACTGTGCATGATGACATTCAAGCATAGCCTTCCACATCCTGACCAATCTGCATAGCAAGTAGATTCTTAAGTCCACTGTAGTTATAGCTTTTATCACTAGATTGGCAAGGAATATAGTTGTTTAATGATAGAAAACACAAATACAAGTTTAAAATCCAGAACCCTCACTTACTTACCCCTCTGTAAATTCAAAAAGTTGTGGGTACAACTCTTCATCCCTCATTCTCTCAATTCTTTTAGATATTGAATCAACTGAATAAATAGCCACCCTTATTCGCGAATGCAGATCCTTCACAGTTGACCTGGTCTTATCAATCACTTTAGTGCCTTGATCTTTTGCAAATTGATGCCTGAGCTGGTGGCATTTTCGATCATAGTCCTTCCTGATGGAGTCACTAGCCTACAGACATCCCAATAGGAGGTCAAAGAGGACCAAGGATTGAAAACAGAGATTTTAGTGAACAAAGTTTAGAGGTGTAATACACTTATAAAAAAGAAATCTACACAATGATAGTCAAATAGACAAATCCTGAGAAGCAAAATGGATAAATGCATACTATAGCTAGATATTGCCACTTCTGTTTTCTATATTCTTATTTTCCCTAAGTAATAGTTATTTATGTGTTTAAGGGTTCAAATATGAGGTACCACTAACTTTTATCATTGACAGATTGCATCAACTAATCCCAGAGTTTGAATAGAAGTAGAGAGGAATTAGAGGCAAGGATTGCTAAAGATTTAATGAAGTGTGCAGCAATTTGCTTTTACAAATCAaatgaaaagtttaacaaatttctcttcattttctatACCTGACTCCTAATTCTTCACAATTTTCTCCCAAGTGAAATTTTGTATGAAGCTGTGAGAAATATGAATAAGCGTTGCAAATGAACACAAAGTTGGTTTGTTATTTTCAATAACGATCAGGGGGCATTAGGTACTAGAGAATCCTCTAAAGAATCATAATTTAGGTAGCATTTGTTACAAGTAAATCAGTAGTCTACTCTGTTCTGCTCTCTTCTATTTGGTTCCATAAAATGAGCAATCAAAATGAAACGTACCACTTCCCCTACCTTCTGTTCTGTTTTACTTTAAATATGCACCTAAATGGTCAGTTCTATCCTGATTTAACCAATCTACTAAACACTACCGTGGAACTTTCATGCACCTATAAGCATAAATGTGTCTAAGGAACTTAAATTGACTGATTCTGAAGATATTAGATATACATTGCTTATTATGTAAATTAGCATGTTAAGATATCATGCAATGATTATTAGCGATGATATTCTCTAGACGCTACACTGAATAGCTTCTTCCCAAACATGATATAAACCCTTTTTTTTGTTCACTTTCATGCAAATGATAATACCTTTACTTCATCATAGAGCTTTCGCTCCCATGCATACAGTCTATCAAGGGTGGATGAATGGCTTCCAGCAATCATGCAGAAGTCTTCAACAAAATCACTTCCACTCTCACTAATATCGTCCTTTGGTTTTGCAGCCAAAGCGTTCCTAGATGAGGATGATCGAGAAGATGTTGTTCTTTTCCAACTAATAATTTTTTGTGGAGGTTCTACACAAAAGGGTGATGAATTAGTCCATACTTAATATCCATCTATTTAAAATCAAAGCTACAGCATGCAGATAAAACAGTGACATGATAGTTAAAGCTTAGAATGAAACTATAAAAACTAGCAAAAAATAAGTTTGACAATTATTGAAACCTTGTTGCTCATGCTAACGAATAAGAACCTACATGTGATCTGAATTTTTCAAACAGAACAACACTAGATACCTCTATTTCAACTCATTACAAGGTAAAACCTTCTCTCAATATAGCTTAGCTTTACCATATAACTAACCATTGTTATTTATTAACCAAATGAAAATTCAAACCATATAAGCTAAAGGAGACAATCCAGGTAGTCCTACATGTCCCAGGCAATAAATTACCTTAATTCAAATGGTAATCATTCATAATTATTGCCAGACTTAACATTCAGCAAACATTGGATCAAATAGAAATCAGTTATATTTATTAGCAATAGCAGCTTTAATTTTGAGCTTTTGTTCCTTCCAGTGCAGTTTCATTTCATTTGTCAAGAAATGGCAAATCTAACGATTTGATGAATTATCTATAGACTGCCTAGAGAGTAACAAACCTAATTTAGAGAAAAATGGCAAATCCAAATTCCAAACAATCAAGGAAGTAACTTTTAAGGTTAAAcctgaaataagttatcaaggTCTATTTACACAACTAAGATACAACTTACCCTGAAATACGGGTGAAGGCTTTCTACCACAGCAAACAACAGGCTGGAAAGCCGTGAACAAATCCATGGCAGATAACTTACCTGTCAGAACAAGTTTGAAGAAGATTAGTAATTGGCCTTAAAAATAACACACTAACATGCTATTACAAAAAAAGATTAATAATCATAAGAAGTTATCATATGCTGATGACAAACAGATACCTTTTGCCTCAGAATATCCAACCTTGATTTTATTTGCCTCCAACAGCCTCGAGACTTCCTTACCAGATTCCGAAGCACGAATGAACCGATGCTCTATATCCTTTATGCTGGAGAGAAAATCTTTAGCTCTGTGGGTGATGAACTCTGAAGGATCTTCTCTTTCTGCACACACATTTTTCCCAGCCATGTTCTCCCCCCTCTTTGAACTAGATCTTCCAACACCACCCTTGTCACCAACATTCTGGTTCATGTCACCTGCAAGTGACTCTTGCCGCCTCGCACCTCCACCAACCAATTGTCTGAAACCTTCACCTCCTCTTGAAACAATTGAATGATCAATACCATGTACATTATTAGAACCGCGATGCTCATTTCCTATTGCAGCACTGCTGAAGATTCCATTGAACTTTTCATCTGAGCCATTCGGTAACCATTGATTCCGTGTTGCTTCCGCCCCAGTTGAACCGGCATTTTCTTCATCTCTGCACTCTCTGAAGTCACTACCATGCACTGCAAACCTGAAACTCTCACTATCCTCCCCAGGCTCAAAGAAATCCCAAGATGCACCTGAAtcaggaggaggtggtggtggtggagacaTAGGGAGCACAGTGGACTCAGCATCTAAATAGTTCTCATTGTCACCACAAACATCAATCTTAACAGTGACAGGAACACTCCCTCCTGATCTCATGTAGTTAACAGTAGCCACAGGAGGTGATATAGGACTCTCAAAATGCAAAGGTGACTCCAAAACCTCAACCTCAGCAACATGTAAAGGTGATGAAGGAGAAGGGTAGCTAGTTTGAGAAGGGGTTTTGTCAGAAATTGACAAAGAAGACTCTACCACCACCTCACCCTCCGCATACCTTCTGAGAGCAACACCAACATTCCGAAGAGACTGAATGTAAGAAACATGTGCAGCAGCTAAATCATATCTAGAATCAACAGCCACCTTGATAAACCGCTTTCTCTCCCTACAAAGCCTCAAAGCTTCATTCTTTTCAGCTCTGGAGTTCGCAGCACCCATTTCTCACAAACCATTCACAGAAAAGACTCTATTTTTATAACAACATTGAGAAAACCAAAAGACCCAGTTGAAGAAATTCAAacaaaacaaacccaagttGAATGCTGGAGAAAAAAGCAAGGCCTAGTTAGTCAAAATGTGAGCTTTATGTGTCAGAGAGAGTAACATTGAGGGTGATGCAGGAAATGTGAAAATGAAAGAGCATAGTTACCTGGGAAAGGTTGTTGTTAGGAAAGGGACAAGACCCTTGTTAGAGGCAATGAGGGTAGGTAGGAGTCATCAAATCGAAGCCATCAAGGGAAACCTGAAAGTTTTGAGTAAGTGTTGTTGCAGAGAGGTTGCAGGGACAGTGAGGACAGTGAGCAATGAGCAATGAACAAGGATGGGGAAAAGGTAGCAgcagaagaaacaaaaaaacGTGAACGGCTCCGAGTCATAAAAAAAAGTCTGCAACAGTGAGCTTATGCTCAGTGAACCTCGTTATGTGTGTATTTGTCTGTGGAGAtttatcaaaataaaacattttttatgataatttatAGAAAAAGAATGTTTTTCTAAAGTGGATGGTGTATAAACTAAAGTAAGATTGCTAAGTTCATTTATTACAACTTCCCATTTCCCAAGTGGGATTATTGTTTTGTTGACAATGTGAAAATTTTGTTTGGTCAACCATTTTCATGACATGTTTTTTAGTTTTACCACTTGCACAAAAATTAGTATACATTTACATAGAAATTAAGTACTACTacaagt
This window harbors:
- the LOC130715375 gene encoding protein ALTERED PHOSPHATE STARVATION RESPONSE 1; this encodes MGAANSRAEKNEALRLCRERKRFIKVAVDSRYDLAAAHVSYIQSLRNVGVALRRYAEGEVVVESSLSISDKTPSQTSYPSPSSPLHVAEVEVLESPLHFESPISPPVATVNYMRSGGSVPVTVKIDVCGDNENYLDAESTVLPMSPPPPPPPDSGASWDFFEPGEDSESFRFAVHGSDFRECRDEENAGSTGAEATRNQWLPNGSDEKFNGIFSSAAIGNEHRGSNNVHGIDHSIVSRGGEGFRQLVGGGARRQESLAGDMNQNVGDKGGVGRSSSKRGENMAGKNVCAEREDPSEFITHRAKDFLSSIKDIEHRFIRASESGKEVSRLLEANKIKVGYSEAKGKLSAMDLFTAFQPVVCCGRKPSPVFQEPPQKIISWKRTTSSRSSSSRNALAAKPKDDISESGSDFVEDFCMIAGSHSSTLDRLYAWERKLYDEVKASDSIRKDYDRKCHQLRHQFAKDQGTKVIDKTRSTVKDLHSRIRVAIYSVDSISKRIERMRDEELYPQLFEFTEGLVRMWKAMLECHHAQYITISLAYHSRSSTGTLKGDVRRETMSLLLEEIEFFGLSFANWINSHTSYVEALNGWLQNCILLPRERTKSRRPFSPRRAVAPPIFVLCRDWSAGIKALPSEELSQAIRNFLSDLHHLMEQQNDELLKKQNSAQASTAEAESNTKEDNEDESANLSCIHASLTKVLDRLTKFSEASLKMYEDIRQKSEAARTAYHNFRRAEKH